The Fundulus heteroclitus isolate FHET01 unplaced genomic scaffold, MU-UCD_Fhet_4.1 scaffold_36, whole genome shotgun sequence sequence CATTTGTGGGCATGTCTCTGCACTCTGggctctgattggacagaaaacaggaagtcctcCAGCAGTGggagacagaaatacctacaaACAGTTTAAATCCAAAAGGGTTCTTTAACAGATCACCGGATCAGAACCATTATCACAAACAGAACTGAgggaaaacctgaaaaaagtcCTCAAGCAGGAAGAGGTCAAAATGATAACTGGGTCAGGTACCGTCCAACTTTCTGTGAGCTGGTTATCCGGAACCAAAAGCTGACGGTTTCATTCTGACTTATAGCTATAGatggtaattctgttcagaaacactttttgttatactgggtaaaatcatccttccatcctaaaagtagtcaatatattatgtattcagaaaaaggaggttctCTGTGGAGCTGCAGGTATGTAAAACCTCTGATCCTGCTGGGCGGTCCTGGTGGCAGGGCTTAgtcagagttctggttctgctctccCCCCCTCTGTTCCTCAGGTTCTGGAGGAATCTCCTCATCTCCTGGTGGTTCCACATGCCGTCATTCTGACGCACTCACCTAACGCCAGTCTGCGTGCTCTTCCTTTGTTAggttctgcttgctggctgcgcacgtCTAGTGTTTATGCTAGCACCTAGCTTAGccgttagcttagcggctatcTTAGCCGTTAGCTTAGccgttagccattcattgtagctctgctgttCTTACCGTAGAGTTTGAACATGGtggagagtcgcaagaagcaaacaacGTTAATgtttgagaagaagaggaagttcttggcagaaagaaagaagaccagagtggatttgggagattttttaaatgttagcgGTCTGGAGCATGCGCAgtcattcaaaaagggacttctGCGAAAAtcacagactctacctttaatgtAGCAAATAACCCAACATCAGGAAGGTGTTCAGGGGAGATGCTGACATACATGAGGCTCTAAACGTGTTGATGCCTTTCCTGGTTCTGGTTGTTTTTTCAGGGATGAGTGTAAGATCCAGGTGGAGAAATTTCCAGCTGCATCTTTTAAGAAGTTTGGATCAGAACGAGACGCCTGGGCATTCGTCCGAGGACAAGAGCCTCCTGCTGTTCCAGACCACAGCACAGGTGAGATGGTCCAGACATCTGCAAACTGGGAGTTGgatccacaggagaggagcctgatagctaaaggatctgcctcccattctacttttagagactctaggaaccaccagcagacctgcagtctgagagcgaagtgctctgttaggaacatacggggtaatcagagctctgatatatgatggagcttgattattaagggctttatacgttagaaggagaattttaaattctatttaacaggaagacaatgaagttaaaataggagaaacatgatccctctggttgagcCTCCTGTATCCAGTCCCTGTTCTCTGGACCAGTTCTGTTCCTGAACCAAAGTGTTTCTGCTTCTCCTCAGCGGCCCCGGCTGGAGAGACAAACATCTCTCTGCTTCCCAAACGAGGTCCAGAGCCTCTAGAGTACATCCCGCTTGGAAAGAAGAGGCCCCGCCCAgaggagggggcggagcttcagCCTAAACGAGCCAAGCCGTCAGAGAGCTCGTTATCAGGAAGCGTAGATGGCTTCACCTACATGGGTACGATGGTAGCTCCTCATCCTGAGGCGGATTCTCCATCCTGACTCAGACCTGCTGCTGTCCTTCCAGGTGACGCTGTGGTGGTCTACACCGACGGCTGCTGCTCAGGAAACGGCCGGGACCGGGCCCGAGCCGGCATCGGGGTGTACTGGGGCCGGAACCACCCACTGTGAGTGCTGACTCAGCATCACGCTCCCGCTCAGCGCCGGCTGTTGTTTACACCTGTTAGAAATTAACAAGCTGCTGCCTGTTGCTCAGAAATGTTGCAGAGCGGCTCCACGGGCGACcgaccaatcagagagcagaGATCCAGGTAAGACCCGCCCATCGTAAATCTCTGATCCATAAGAGCTCAGGGTCCAGTTCTGATGGTGAGACTGAGGAGGAACCGGCTCATCTGAGCTATAGGCCcgacccggttctggttctaacGGTTATTAATCAGAACCGGTGCTGATCTGAAGCCTGTTATTATCCAACATCACACTcggttcctctctggttccccTTAATGCAGTTTAAACAGtttgtctggttctgctgagctCATCTAGAGCAGAAAGGAACGTCATGTGGTTCCAGTCAGTTCAGCAGAACTATCGGACCTCAGGATGTTCTGAGATGTCCTCCTGCAGCCGCTCAGTGACCCAGAGGGATGAAACCTTCTCTCTGCTTTGGTTCTGACTTGTTTACGGGTTATcagctttatttatgaagcacttttaaTCAAAGCCTCTACAAGCAgcttaaacagtttaataaatcTCACAGCAGGAAGAAGAAGTTGGTCTTTAGCTTTGCTTTGAAAACATCTCCAGATCTTTGCTGTCTGACATCCAGAGGAACAGAGCATCGCTCACCGGCCGCCTTTTTCCTGCCCTGAGGCCCAATCAGAGGGCAGAGACGCTACACACATGTTGATAGGATCATTTAAACAGGAAGCAGTCCATGAAGAAAGTTTGAGGTTAACAAGAACCGTGAAGAGGCCATATTTCTCCGCTTTGGTCCAAAAAGGAGCAGCAGCATTTAGTCTTTTTGAGGCCGTCCAGATAGAAGGGCTTTACAGGAGAACAGGGTTGATGTTAACAGATGGATGGAGACTTCAGCATCATAAGGCAGGACAGACTTGGTCTTAGTAATGAAATGAGATGAAATAAGAACACCTCCTCAATGTTCTGGTCCAACCCAAGTGTGATCAGATGTAACAGCGAGGGTTTCCAGTTTGTCAGCACCGTGTAAAACAACAGCTGTCTACAGACAAAGAAACATCATCAGAGATCATCATCTCAGCCTTTTCTGATGTAAGGAGCAGGAAAGTCTATGAAAGCTAATCCCTGAAAGGTGAAAGATAAACCTCTAGTTTGGACTGAGCTGACTCGTTAACCCATCAACTAACAACCTCGTTACGAGTCTTTATCTGAACTCGTTAACCCATCCACTAACGACCTCGTTACGAGTCTTTATCTGAACTCGTTAACCCATCAACTAACGACCTCGTTACGAGTCTTTA is a genomic window containing:
- the rnaseh1 gene encoding ribonuclease H1, coding for MLRFWTPVRTVLRRFCSSSDMPNTKGRFFYAVRKGVKPGVYGSWDECKIQVEKFPAASFKKFGSERDAWAFVRGQEPPAVPDHSTAAPAGETNISLLPKRGPEPLEYIPLGKKRPRPEEGAELQPKRAKPSESSLSGSVDGFTYMGDAVVVYTDGCCSGNGRDRARAGIGVYWGRNHPLNVAERLHGRPTNQRAEIQAACRALEQAKQNNIQKLVLYTDSKFTINGVTSWVKNWKLNGWRLKSGGPVINKEDFMKLERLNSELEVVWMHIPGHSGYSGNEQADRLSREGAAKPLQEHEEEEEEEG